The genomic interval GAAACCGAGACGTTACATTTCCTTTCTAGACCCGCTCCACGTGCGTTGACCGCCGCACCAGTTTTGTTTGCTTAGTTCCACCATCCCTTTTCTCCGGTACGGAAATCGCTCTCGGTCCAGGGGGAGAACATAATCTTGCCATCCTCACCAACGTCGCAGTGAGCGAGGGCGAGAGGAAGAGGAGCGGGTCCACGGACGACGGCACCATCGGGGGCGTACTGGGATCCGTGGCAAGGGCACATGAACTTGTTGCTGGCGGCGGACCACGGGACGACGCATCCCAAGTGAGTGCAGACTAGAATAATGTAAATCAAATACACGATAGGGTTAGACAACGAAAGGAGAAGGGACCATTTCGAGTGGCCGGAAAGGGATGTATCCCTCTAGACATACCAGCATTCAACCCGTAGGTCTCCAAagtcttgtcttccttcaCAATAAGGTATCTGGAGAACGTGACAACCAAGTTATGTAGGAATGCACACGAGTGAGTAATCTGGATGAATGCTAGTGTACGAAGAGGTGTACAACCGTAAATTTGTGTTGTATGGATACGTACGTGGCATCTCCCTTCAATCCCTGAGCCAAGGAACGATCATTGACCGGCTTGGAATCCAGGTAGGCCTTGGCCATGATATCGTTACCGAGAGCGTCCTTGGCCGGAATACCGCCTGCACCAGTTCCCGAGCCCTGTAGACGAAACAAAGGTGTGTTTCCATGGAAGGAAGGACACGCAAACGGGACA from Phaeodactylum tricornutum CCAP 1055/1 chromosome 11, complete sequence carries:
- a CDS encoding predicted protein, with translation MAASEEFYIDDERRFLMNLLMVGAGAVTVGGFGIPYILFFVPPGSGTGAGGIPAKDALGNDIMAKAYLDSKPVNDRSLAQGLKGDATYLIVKEDKTLETYGLNAVCTHLGCVVPWSAASNKFMCPCHGSQYAPDGAVVRGPAPLPLALAHCDVGEDGKIMFSPWTESDFRTGEKGWWN